The Streptomyces nigra genome includes the window GATGGAGCCGAGGTAGAAGCCGCCGTGGGTGCCGCACGCGTCGGTGACCTGCTTGCTGCGGTTGCCCTTGGCGAGCATCACCTTGGAGCCGCCCGCGGCCTGGAACTGCTCGACGTAGGAGTCCATGCGGCCGGCCGTCGTCGGGCCGAAGGAGCCGGACGCGTAGCCCTCGGGGGTCTTCGCGGGACCGGCGTAGTACACCGGGTGGTCCTTGAGGTACTGCGGCATCTCCTCGCCCGCGTCCAGCCGCTCCTTGATCTTGGCGTGCGCGATGTCGCGGGCCACGACCAGCGGGCCGGAGAGGGACAGGCGGGTCTTGACCGGGTACTTCGTCAGCTCGGCCAGGATGGTGTCCATCGGCTGGTTGAGGTCGATCTTCACGACGTCCCCGGACTCGTCCAGGTGCTCGTCGGTGGTGTCCGGCAGGAAGCGCGCCGGGTCGGTCTCCAGCTGCTCCAGGAAGACGCCCTCGGCGGTGATCTTCGCGACGGCCTGGCGGTCGGCGGAGCAGGAGACGGCGAGGGCGACCGGGCAGGACGCGCCGTGCCGGGGGAGGCGGATCACGCGGACGTCGTGGCAGAAGTACTTGCCGCCGAACTGCGCGCCGATGCCGATCTTCTGGGTGAGCTCGAAGACCTTCTGCTCCAGCTCCTTGTCGCGGAAGCCGTGGCCGAGCTCGGAGCCCTCGGCGGGGATCTCGTCCAGGTAGTGCGCGGAGGCGTACTTGGCGGTCTTGAGCGCGTACTCGGCGGAGGTGCCGCCGACGACGATGGCCAGGTGGTACGGCGGGCAGGCGGCCGTACCGAGGGAGCGGATCTTCTCCTCCAGGAACTTCATCATGGAGACCTCGTTCAGGACGGCCTTCGTCTCCTGGTAGAGGAAGCTCTTGTTGGCCGAGCCGCCGCCCTTGGCCATGAAGAGGAACTTGTAGGCGCCGCCGTCGGTGGCGTACAGCTCGATCTGGGCGGGGAGGTTGGAGCCGGTGTTCTTCTCCTCCCACATGGTGAGAGGGGCCATCTGCGAGTAGCGCAGGTTCAGGTTCTGGTAGGCGTCGTAGATGCCCTTGGAGAGGGCCTTCTCGTCCTCGCCCTGGGTCAGCACGTTCTGGCCGCGCTTGCCCATGACGATCGCGGTGCCGGTGTCCTGGCACATCGGGAGGACGCCGGCGGCCGCGATGTTCGCGTTCTTCAGCAGGTCCAGCGCGACGAACTTGTCGTTGCTGGACGCCTCGGGGTCGTCGATGATCCGGCGCAGCTGGGCGAGGTGCGCGGGGCGCAGGTAGTGCTGGATGTCGTGGATGGCCTCCTCGGCGAGCTTGCGCAGCGCCTCGGGCTCCACCTTGAGGAAGGTCCGCCCGTCGGCCTCGAAGGTGGAGACACCCTCGGAGGTCACCAGCCGGTACGGGGTGGTGTCCTCTCCCATGGGGAGCAGATCGGTGTACGCGAACTCAGGCATCTCGCCCATTCCTCACTCGACAGACAGCGGCTGGCCTCCGTTGGCAGCGTCCACCAGCGTAGAACCTGCCTCCGACGGCGAGCCTGTGAGGTAAGGCTCAGTTCGGTGACCGGCGGACGAATCGGCCGAGGGCTATCGCGATCTATCGTGTTTCGGTACGCTGCTGCCGTGGACCTTCAGAAGCGCACCGCGCCCGCTCCCGCCGCCGAGCTCCGCGCCTCCGACGCGGACCGTGACCGCATCGCCGACATACTGCGCGACGCCCTGGCCGAGGGGCGCCTGACCGCCGACGAGCACGCCGAGCGGGTCGAGGGCGTCCTGGCGGCCCGGACGGTGGGGGAGCTGGAGGCGTTCATCCGGGATCTGCCCGCCGGGCATCCGCGCCGGGTCGCCCCGGCCGCCCCGCTCCCGGCGCCGGGTCCGGTCCCGGCCGACGCCGACGACCATGTGGTCGCGGTGTTCAGCAGTGCCGTGCGCAAGGGGCGCTGGCGCGCGGGCCGCCGTATCCACGCGTACGCCGTTTTCGGCAGCGTGGAGATCGATCTCAGCGAGGCCCTGTTCCAGTACCAGCACATCGTGATCCGGGCGTGGTCGGTCTTCGGCAGCGTCGAGGTCCGCGTCCCGGAGAACGTGTCGCTGCGGGGCACCGGCGGCGGCGTCCTCGGCGCCTTCGAGGTGGACCATCTCGACGCGGAGGACCCGGACGCGCCGGTCGTCCACATCGACGGCTGGGCCGTGCTCGGCAGCATCGAGGGCCGGCCGCGGCGCGGGAAGCTGGTCGCGGACATCCTGGACCGGGTGCACCGCAAGGTCGACCGGAGTTTGCGCCGGCACCTGGAGCATTGACGGTCGTGAACCGGACGGGCGGGTTCCCGCGGTCGGCGGCCCCGGTGGGGCGTCCGGGGCGGCCCGGGGCCCAGCGGTTCGGAACTCCCCGCATAGGCGCGCGTACAGCGGGTAGACCTTGTCGCATCGTCTCTCGCTCGCGAAGCCGTCGTCAGGAGTAGACCGTGCTGCAACCGCCGCATTCGTCCCTGCAGGTAGCCGCCGTTCCGGCCCAGCGGGTGCCAGCGCGAGACAGGGATCAGGACGCCCCGTGGCACACCGAAGCGGTGTGCCGGCGCGACGAAGCGGGCCTGTTCTTCGCACCCTCCAAGGAGCCCACCGCGGCCCGCCTCTCCCGTGAGGAGGCCGCCAAGCGCGTCTGCGCACGCTGTCCGGTCATGGTCGAGTGCCGTGAGCACGCCCTGCTCCAGCCCGAGCCGTACGGCGTGTGGGGCGGACTGACCGCGGCCGAGCGCCGGGTCGTCCTCGCCCGGCGCCGCCGCCGCGAGATGGAGCTCAAGAAGACGGTGGGCGCCGCGAACCGGATAGCCCAGGCCGGCTGAGACACGACGGAAAAGGGCGCCCCCTCCGCACCGGGGGCGCCCTTGCCGCTCAGCGGGACCGCTACGCCGTCACTTCGCCCTGTCGAAGTCGATGGCGCTGTAGGCCCGCAGCTTGCTCAGCCGGTGTTCGGAATCGATCCGGCGCACCGTGCCCGACTTCGACCGCATCACGATCGAGTCGGTCGTGGCCGTCTCCGACCGGTAGCGCACACCGCGCAGCAGCTCGCCGTCGGTGATGCCGGTCGCGACGAAGAAGACGTTGTCGCCGGCGACCAGGTCGTCCGTCATGAGCACCCGGTCCAGGTCGTGCCCGGCGTCGATCGCCCGCTGCCGCTCCTCGTCGTCCTTGGGCCACAGCTTGCCCTGGATGGTGCCGCCGAGGCACTTCACCGCGCAGGCCGAGATGATGCCCTCGGGGGTGCCGCCGATGCCGAGCAGCATGTCGACGCCGGTGCCCTCGCGGAGCGCGTAGATGGAGCCGGCGACATCGCCGTCGGAGATCAGCTTGATCCGCGCGCCGGCGTCCCGGATCTCCTTGATGATGCCCTCGTGCCGGGGGCGGTCGAGGATGACGACG containing:
- a CDS encoding WhiB family transcriptional regulator, translated to MLQPPHSSLQVAAVPAQRVPARDRDQDAPWHTEAVCRRDEAGLFFAPSKEPTAARLSREEAAKRVCARCPVMVECREHALLQPEPYGVWGGLTAAERRVVLARRRRREMELKKTVGAANRIAQAG
- a CDS encoding DUF1707 SHOCT-like domain-containing protein, which codes for MDLQKRTAPAPAAELRASDADRDRIADILRDALAEGRLTADEHAERVEGVLAARTVGELEAFIRDLPAGHPRRVAPAAPLPAPGPVPADADDHVVAVFSSAVRKGRWRAGRRIHAYAVFGSVEIDLSEALFQYQHIVIRAWSVFGSVEVRVPENVSLRGTGGGVLGAFEVDHLDAEDPDAPVVHIDGWAVLGSIEGRPRRGKLVADILDRVHRKVDRSLRRHLEH
- a CDS encoding fumarate hydratase translates to MPEFAYTDLLPMGEDTTPYRLVTSEGVSTFEADGRTFLKVEPEALRKLAEEAIHDIQHYLRPAHLAQLRRIIDDPEASSNDKFVALDLLKNANIAAAGVLPMCQDTGTAIVMGKRGQNVLTQGEDEKALSKGIYDAYQNLNLRYSQMAPLTMWEEKNTGSNLPAQIELYATDGGAYKFLFMAKGGGSANKSFLYQETKAVLNEVSMMKFLEEKIRSLGTAACPPYHLAIVVGGTSAEYALKTAKYASAHYLDEIPAEGSELGHGFRDKELEQKVFELTQKIGIGAQFGGKYFCHDVRVIRLPRHGASCPVALAVSCSADRQAVAKITAEGVFLEQLETDPARFLPDTTDEHLDESGDVVKIDLNQPMDTILAELTKYPVKTRLSLSGPLVVARDIAHAKIKERLDAGEEMPQYLKDHPVYYAGPAKTPEGYASGSFGPTTAGRMDSYVEQFQAAGGSKVMLAKGNRSKQVTDACGTHGGFYLGSIGGPAARLAQDCIKKVEVVEYEELGMEAVWKIEVEDFPAFVVVDDKGNDFFQDPAPAPTFTSIPVRGPGLG